The proteins below are encoded in one region of Citrobacter enshiensis:
- the phnP gene encoding phosphonate metabolism protein PhnP, translating to MSLTITLTGTGGAQQVPAFGCDCAACRRARLQAHYRRRPCSGSLKFNDAVTLLDAGLHDLMDRWPAGSFRQFLLTHYHMDHVQGLFPLRWGVGATIPVYGPPDEQGCDDLFKHPGILDFSHTVKPFVVFDLQGLQVTPLPLNHSKLTFGYLLETAHSRVAWLSDTAGLPDKTLKFLLNNPPQTLIIDCSHAPRAEPARNHCDLNTVVALNNVIRCPRVILTHISHQFDLWLMENPLPEGIEAGFDGMEIVLD from the coding sequence ATGAGTTTGACCATCACGTTAACCGGCACCGGCGGCGCACAGCAGGTGCCCGCTTTTGGTTGCGACTGCGCCGCCTGTCGTCGCGCGCGTTTGCAGGCGCACTATCGCCGCCGCCCCTGTAGTGGATCACTCAAATTCAACGACGCGGTAACGCTGCTGGACGCCGGTTTGCACGATCTGATGGATCGCTGGCCTGCCGGATCTTTCCGGCAGTTTCTGCTCACGCACTACCATATGGATCATGTCCAGGGACTGTTTCCACTTCGCTGGGGCGTGGGTGCGACGATCCCGGTATACGGCCCGCCTGACGAGCAGGGCTGTGACGATCTGTTTAAGCATCCTGGTATTCTGGATTTCAGCCACACGGTGAAGCCGTTTGTGGTGTTTGATTTGCAGGGATTGCAGGTCACGCCGCTGCCGTTGAATCACTCAAAGCTGACGTTTGGCTATCTGCTGGAAACAGCGCACAGCCGCGTGGCGTGGCTCTCTGACACCGCCGGATTGCCAGACAAAACGCTGAAATTTCTGCTGAACAATCCGCCGCAGACGCTCATTATCGACTGTAGCCACGCACCGCGTGCGGAGCCTGCGCGTAACCACTGTGATTTAAATACCGTCGTGGCGCTCAATAACGTCATCCGCTGCCCACGGGTGATCCTCACCCACATCAGCCATCAGTTCGACCTGTGGCTGATGGAGAACCCGCTGCCGGAGGGCATTGAAGCGGGCTTCGACGGGATGGAGATTGTGCTGGATTAA
- the yjdP gene encoding DDRRRQL repeat protein YjdP, with translation MKRYSIALLLSLCSLGSPLAYADIIDDAIGNIQQAISDAYKPDSDRRYDDDSRYDNGQRQMSDDRRRQYDDRQRQFEDRRRQLDERQRQLDQERRQLEDEERRMEGDYYR, from the coding sequence ATGAAACGTTACTCTATCGCTCTGTTACTGAGCCTGTGCTCTTTAGGCAGCCCACTGGCCTATGCCGACATCATCGATGACGCCATCGGCAACATTCAGCAGGCGATCAGCGATGCCTACAAACCTGATAGTGACCGCCGCTATGACGATGACTCTCGGTATGACAACGGGCAACGGCAGATGAGTGACGATCGCCGCAGGCAGTACGACGACAGGCAACGTCAGTTTGAAGACCGGCGTCGCCAGTTAGACGAGCGCCAGCGCCAGCTCGATCAGGAGCGTCGCCAGCTAGAAGATGAAGAGCGAAGGATGGAAGGGGACTACTATCGGTAG
- a CDS encoding GNAT family N-acetyltransferase → MIVMPTTYSPMTVARSFNVVEEFELSGRVLHVIYDPQTPRAAIIEADVEMFEGVPRHRVIAALDLQRKDALGKDIVAVERCWEETNVLQVEGICVEPVERDKGLATRLYEALILRCGITLISDFEQCDGGKMLWQKIARESDQISVFVLDTEQGAFWPYDGSKVIYDGGCIPEERIWSISPDQKCQGVVLVAEDKQRANQLMTATASWRN, encoded by the coding sequence ATGATTGTGATGCCCACAACGTACAGCCCAATGACTGTCGCCCGCTCTTTTAACGTCGTGGAAGAATTTGAACTTTCAGGACGGGTTTTGCATGTCATTTATGACCCTCAGACGCCAAGAGCGGCCATTATCGAAGCGGACGTTGAAATGTTTGAAGGCGTCCCCCGCCATCGTGTCATTGCGGCTCTCGATTTACAGCGAAAAGACGCCTTAGGGAAGGATATCGTTGCCGTTGAACGCTGTTGGGAAGAGACCAACGTGCTTCAGGTGGAAGGTATCTGTGTTGAACCGGTTGAACGCGATAAAGGGTTGGCGACGCGTTTGTATGAGGCTCTGATTCTGCGATGCGGTATCACGCTTATCAGTGATTTTGAGCAGTGCGATGGTGGGAAAATGCTTTGGCAAAAGATCGCCCGTGAGTCCGATCAGATTTCCGTTTTTGTGTTAGATACGGAACAAGGGGCATTCTGGCCCTATGATGGCAGTAAGGTCATTTATGATGGCGGTTGTATTCCTGAGGAGCGTATCTGGAGTATTTCTCCGGATCAAAAATGCCAGGGTGTCGTATTGGTCGCAGAGGACAAACAGCGCGCTAACCAGTTAATGACAGCGACGGCGTCCTGGCGAAATTGA
- a CDS encoding hybrid sensor histidine kinase/response regulator, whose protein sequence is MPQPGRHFFASARGRLLFFNLLVVAVTLMVSGVAVLGFRHASQIQEQVQQQTVDDMTGSMNLARDTANVATAAVRLSQVVGALEYKGEAERLQETQRALKQSLEQLAAAPLAQQEPELVARIIQRSNELQTSVAGMLQRGQRRHLERNALLSSLYQNLSYLRHLQTINAAQDAVLLAQMDRLIVAAIETPTPRSVVKQLDGVMPLLPTRNARPLVNGILSDFNQELHQLEPLSAALEQSDLAIIWHMFHIKALVAILNSDINQYVAQVAASSEQRVAQSHQELQSIIMFIMTFALLAIVITGFAGWYIYRNLGSNLTAISRAMTRLAHGESDVSVPALQRRDELGELARAFNVFARNTASLEHTSRLLKEKSTQLEIDRIERKGLEEALLHSQKMKAVGQLTGGLAHDFNNLLAVIIGSLELVNPDSPDAARISRALKAAERGALLTQRLLAFSRKQSLHPHAVELRTLLENLGELMRHSLPATLTLDIEAQSPAWPAWIDVSQLENALINLVMNARDAMEGQMGTIKIRTWNQRVTRSSGRKEDMVILEIADHGCGMSQEIKAQVFEPFFTTKQTGSGSGLGLSMVYGFVRQSGGRVEIESAPGQGTTVRLQLPRAIVPVATPPEPLAEEAVARTDKLVLVLEDEADVRQTLCEQLHLLGYLTLEAANGEQAMQMLAASTEIDIFISDLMLPGGLSGADVVNHALKHYPHLTLLLISGQDLRPADNPALPDVALLRKPFTRVQLVQALHQAVIKSDSAPANVAIEQQMN, encoded by the coding sequence ATGCCGCAGCCTGGGCGTCACTTTTTCGCCAGCGCGCGCGGGCGATTGCTGTTCTTTAACCTACTGGTGGTGGCGGTCACGCTGATGGTGAGCGGCGTGGCGGTGCTGGGTTTTCGGCACGCCAGCCAGATTCAGGAGCAGGTACAACAGCAGACTGTTGATGACATGACTGGCAGCATGAATCTGGCGCGCGACACCGCCAACGTGGCGACGGCGGCGGTGCGACTGTCGCAGGTGGTCGGCGCGCTGGAATATAAAGGTGAGGCGGAACGCTTACAGGAGACGCAGCGTGCGCTGAAACAGTCGCTGGAACAACTGGCCGCCGCCCCGCTGGCGCAGCAGGAGCCGGAGCTGGTCGCCCGCATTATTCAGCGCAGCAACGAACTGCAAACCAGCGTAGCGGGCATGCTTCAGCGCGGGCAGCGACGACATCTTGAGCGTAACGCGCTACTGAGTTCGCTGTATCAGAATTTGAGCTATCTGCGGCATTTGCAAACGATCAATGCGGCGCAGGATGCGGTGTTGCTTGCTCAGATGGACAGGCTGATTGTGGCGGCCATCGAAACACCCACGCCGCGCTCTGTGGTCAAGCAACTGGATGGCGTGATGCCCCTGTTGCCAACGCGTAACGCCCGCCCGCTGGTCAACGGCATCCTCAGTGACTTCAATCAGGAGTTACACCAGCTTGAACCGCTCTCGGCGGCGCTGGAACAAAGCGATTTGGCGATCATCTGGCATATGTTCCACATCAAAGCGCTGGTGGCGATCCTCAACAGCGACATCAACCAATATGTGGCGCAGGTGGCGGCCAGTTCAGAGCAGCGTGTGGCGCAAAGCCATCAGGAGTTGCAGTCTATCATCATGTTTATCATGACATTTGCCCTGCTGGCGATTGTCATTACCGGGTTTGCGGGCTGGTATATTTACCGCAATCTCGGCTCCAACCTGACGGCAATCTCGCGGGCAATGACCCGCCTGGCGCACGGCGAATCGGACGTCAGCGTCCCTGCCTTGCAGCGGCGCGACGAACTGGGAGAACTGGCGCGCGCGTTCAACGTTTTTGCCCGTAATACCGCCTCGCTGGAGCACACCTCGCGCCTATTGAAGGAAAAAAGCACGCAACTGGAAATCGACAGAATCGAGCGCAAAGGGCTGGAGGAAGCGCTGCTGCACAGCCAGAAAATGAAAGCGGTAGGGCAACTGACGGGAGGGCTGGCGCATGACTTTAACAATCTGCTGGCGGTGATCATTGGCAGTCTGGAGTTGGTTAACCCCGACTCGCCGGATGCGGCGCGCATTTCGCGGGCGCTAAAAGCGGCGGAACGTGGGGCGTTGCTGACCCAGCGGCTACTGGCCTTCTCACGCAAGCAGTCCCTGCATCCCCATGCGGTGGAGTTGAGAACGTTGCTGGAGAATCTTGGCGAACTGATGCGCCACTCGTTGCCCGCCACCCTGACGCTGGACATTGAAGCCCAGTCGCCCGCCTGGCCCGCGTGGATTGACGTCAGCCAACTGGAGAATGCCCTCATCAACCTGGTGATGAACGCCCGTGATGCGATGGAGGGGCAGATGGGCACCATCAAAATTCGCACCTGGAATCAGCGCGTCACACGCAGCAGCGGGCGCAAAGAAGATATGGTGATTCTGGAGATTGCGGATCACGGCTGCGGGATGTCGCAGGAGATCAAAGCGCAGGTTTTTGAGCCGTTCTTCACCACCAAACAGACCGGCAGCGGCAGTGGCCTGGGGCTTTCGATGGTGTACGGATTTGTGCGCCAGTCCGGCGGACGGGTGGAAATCGAGAGTGCGCCGGGGCAGGGAACGACGGTCAGATTGCAACTGCCCCGCGCGATTGTGCCTGTTGCGACACCTCCGGAACCGTTGGCCGAAGAGGCCGTTGCCCGCACGGATAAACTGGTTCTGGTGCTTGAAGATGAGGCCGATGTACGCCAGACGCTGTGCGAGCAGCTGCATTTGTTGGGCTACCTGACGCTGGAAGCCGCCAACGGCGAGCAGGCGATGCAGATGCTCGCCGCCTCCACAGAGATCGACATTTTTATCAGTGACTTAATGCTACCTGGCGGGTTAAGCGGCGCGGATGTGGTGAACCATGCGCTGAAACACTATCCCCATCTGACGCTGCTGCTGATCAGCGGTCAGGATTTACGCCCGGCAGACAATCCTGCACTGCCGGACGTGGCGCTGTTGCGTAAACCGTTTACCCGGGTACAGCTTGTGCAGGCGCTGCATCAGGCAGTGATAAAAAGCGACAGTGCGCCAGCGAATGTGGCAATAGAACAGCAGATGAATTGA
- a CDS encoding sugar ABC transporter ATP-binding protein, whose protein sequence is MSRAPVLEMRNIAKAFGKFYALKGVDLTVYPGEIHALMGENGAGKSTLMKVLAGAYSATSGEILIDGQPFHIKGPKDALSAGITLIYQEMQLAPNLTVAENIFLGSELSRGGLVQRKEMVLQAQQVIDRLGAHFKASDKVMRLTIAEQQQVEIARALHRNSRILVMDEPTAALSSRETHRLFELIMRLRDEGMAIIYISHRMAEVYELSDRVSVLRDGQYVGSLTRDKLNAAELVRMMVGRPLSDLFNKERDIPLGKARLNVHHLTDGGKVQPCSLLVRSGEIVGLAGLVGAGRSELAQLIFGVRKATGGMIEVDGEPVVIHSPREAIDYGIGFLTENRKEQGLFLELAAAENITMATLERDATWGMLNRKKAQTISDDAIQLLNIRVPHAQVRAGGLSGGNQQKLLISRWVAIGPRILILDEPTRGVDVGAKSEIYRIMNDMARQGVAILMISSELPEVVGMSDRVYVMHEGSIAGELNGKSISQENIMTLATGANDSPPQARQP, encoded by the coding sequence ATGAGCAGGGCACCGGTTCTGGAGATGCGCAATATTGCCAAGGCCTTTGGCAAATTTTACGCACTGAAAGGGGTCGATCTGACGGTATATCCCGGCGAAATCCACGCCCTGATGGGTGAAAACGGCGCGGGAAAAAGCACCCTGATGAAGGTGCTTGCCGGGGCGTACAGCGCCACCAGCGGCGAGATTCTGATCGACGGTCAGCCTTTCCATATCAAAGGCCCAAAAGACGCCCTGAGCGCAGGCATTACCCTGATTTATCAGGAGATGCAGCTTGCCCCGAACCTGACAGTGGCGGAGAACATTTTCCTCGGCAGTGAACTGTCGCGCGGCGGGCTGGTGCAACGCAAAGAGATGGTCCTGCAGGCGCAGCAGGTGATCGATCGCCTCGGCGCGCACTTTAAAGCCAGCGATAAAGTGATGCGACTGACCATCGCCGAACAACAGCAGGTGGAAATCGCCCGCGCCCTGCACCGCAACAGCCGCATTCTGGTGATGGATGAACCCACCGCCGCCCTCTCCTCGCGTGAAACCCACCGCCTGTTTGAACTGATCATGCGTCTGCGTGATGAAGGGATGGCAATTATCTATATCAGCCACCGCATGGCGGAAGTGTATGAACTTTCCGATCGCGTCAGCGTGCTGCGCGACGGTCAGTACGTCGGCAGCCTGACCCGCGACAAACTCAACGCCGCCGAACTGGTGCGCATGATGGTGGGTCGGCCACTGAGCGATCTGTTCAACAAAGAGCGCGATATTCCCTTAGGCAAAGCGCGCCTGAATGTCCATCACCTGACCGATGGCGGCAAAGTGCAGCCGTGCAGTTTACTGGTGCGTTCCGGGGAAATTGTCGGCCTGGCAGGACTGGTCGGCGCCGGGCGCTCTGAACTGGCGCAACTGATTTTTGGCGTGCGCAAAGCCACCGGCGGCATGATTGAAGTGGATGGCGAGCCGGTGGTGATCCACTCCCCACGCGAAGCCATCGACTATGGCATCGGTTTTCTCACCGAGAACCGCAAAGAACAGGGGCTGTTTTTAGAACTGGCGGCGGCGGAGAACATCACCATGGCGACGCTGGAGCGTGACGCCACCTGGGGCATGCTCAACCGTAAAAAAGCGCAGACGATCTCCGACGATGCAATTCAGTTACTCAACATCCGTGTGCCGCATGCGCAGGTACGGGCGGGCGGGCTTTCCGGCGGCAATCAGCAAAAGTTGTTGATTTCGCGCTGGGTGGCGATTGGTCCGCGCATTTTGATCCTTGATGAACCGACGCGCGGCGTGGATGTCGGCGCCAAAAGCGAGATCTACCGCATCATGAATGACATGGCGCGCCAGGGCGTGGCGATCCTGATGATCTCCAGCGAACTGCCGGAGGTCGTCGGCATGAGCGATCGGGTGTACGTCATGCACGAAGGCAGCATTGCCGGAGAACTGAACGGAAAAAGTATTTCTCAGGAAAACATTATGACGCTGGCCACCGGCGCGAACGACTCCCCCCCTCAGGCGAGGCAACCATGA
- a CDS encoding ABC transporter permease subunit has product MNNSTTPQQVAKSASAKKMLMGDLMQTVGILPILILIVAVFGFIAPNFFTESNLLNITRQASINIVLAAGMTFIILTGGIDLSVGSILGTTAVAAMVVSLIPEFAMLSVPVALMLGMLLGLFNGALVAFAGLPPFIVTLGTYTALRGGAYLLADGTTVINSNISFEWIGNNYLGPIPWLVVIALAVIVVCWFILRRTTLGVHIYAVGGNMQAARLTGIKVWLVLLFVYGMSGLLSGLGGVMSASRLYSANGNLGMGYELDAIAAVILGGTSFVGGIGTITGTLVGALIIATLNNGMTLMGVSYFWQLVIKGAVIIIAVLIDKYRTRHHQSA; this is encoded by the coding sequence ATGAATAATTCAACCACTCCCCAGCAGGTGGCGAAATCCGCCTCCGCCAAAAAAATGCTGATGGGCGATCTGATGCAAACCGTCGGTATCCTGCCCATTCTTATCCTGATCGTCGCGGTATTTGGCTTTATCGCGCCCAACTTTTTTACCGAGAGCAACCTGCTGAATATTACCCGTCAGGCGTCGATCAACATCGTATTAGCGGCGGGCATGACCTTCATCATTCTGACCGGCGGTATCGATCTTTCCGTCGGGTCGATTCTTGGCACCACGGCGGTGGCGGCGATGGTGGTTTCACTGATCCCCGAATTCGCCATGCTCTCTGTGCCCGTCGCGCTGATGCTCGGTATGCTGCTGGGCTTGTTTAACGGTGCGCTGGTGGCCTTTGCCGGACTGCCGCCGTTTATTGTCACCCTCGGCACTTACACGGCGCTGCGCGGCGGCGCCTATCTGCTGGCGGACGGCACCACGGTGATTAACTCCAATATCAGTTTCGAGTGGATCGGCAACAACTATCTCGGGCCGATTCCGTGGCTGGTGGTGATTGCGCTGGCGGTCATTGTGGTGTGCTGGTTTATTTTGCGCCGCACCACGCTGGGCGTTCATATCTACGCAGTCGGCGGCAATATGCAGGCGGCGCGCTTAACCGGCATCAAAGTGTGGCTGGTGCTGCTGTTTGTATACGGCATGAGCGGCCTGCTTTCCGGACTTGGCGGGGTGATGAGCGCCTCACGTCTGTACAGCGCCAACGGCAACTTAGGCATGGGTTACGAGCTGGACGCCATCGCCGCGGTGATCCTCGGCGGCACCAGTTTTGTCGGCGGGATCGGCACGATCACCGGCACGCTGGTGGGGGCGTTGATCATTGCCACACTTAATAACGGCATGACGCTAATGGGCGTTTCGTATTTCTGGCAACTGGTGATCAAAGGGGCGGTGATCATCATTGCGGTGCTGATCGATAAATACCGTACCCGACATCATCAAAGTGCATAA
- a CDS encoding ABC transporter substrate-binding protein translates to MRLKPLVTALCAGALLTAAPFTQAKDLKSIGVTVGDLANPFFVQITKGAELEARKLAGDGVKVTLVSSGYDLGQQVSQIDNFIAAKVDMIILNAADSKGIGPAVKRAKNAGIVVVAVDVAAEGADATITSNNTQAGEMACKYITDRLKGKGNVVIINGPPVSAVQNRVEGCQTEFKKHPDIKVLSDNQNAKGSREGGLEVMTALLAANPKIDGVFAINDPTAIGADLAAKQAQRNEFFIVGVDGSPDAEEALKRENSLFVATPAQDPQVMAAKAVEIGYDILQGKPAPKEPVLIPVTMIDKSNVGGYKGWTVK, encoded by the coding sequence ATGCGTTTGAAGCCATTAGTAACCGCGCTCTGTGCAGGCGCGCTGCTGACCGCAGCACCGTTTACGCAGGCCAAAGATCTCAAATCGATCGGCGTGACGGTGGGCGATCTTGCCAACCCGTTCTTCGTGCAGATCACCAAAGGTGCAGAGCTGGAAGCGCGCAAGCTGGCGGGTGACGGCGTGAAAGTGACGCTGGTTTCCAGCGGTTACGATCTGGGCCAACAGGTGTCGCAGATCGACAACTTTATCGCCGCCAAAGTCGACATGATAATCCTTAACGCGGCGGATTCGAAAGGGATCGGCCCGGCGGTGAAGCGGGCAAAAAACGCGGGGATCGTGGTCGTCGCGGTTGACGTCGCGGCAGAAGGCGCTGATGCCACCATTACCTCCAATAACACCCAGGCGGGGGAAATGGCGTGTAAATACATCACCGATCGCCTGAAAGGCAAAGGCAATGTGGTGATCATCAACGGACCGCCGGTATCTGCCGTACAGAACCGGGTAGAAGGCTGTCAGACCGAATTCAAAAAACATCCGGACATCAAGGTGCTTTCCGATAACCAGAACGCCAAAGGCAGTCGTGAAGGCGGACTGGAAGTGATGACCGCCCTGCTGGCGGCGAATCCGAAGATCGACGGCGTGTTTGCGATTAACGATCCGACGGCGATCGGCGCCGATCTCGCAGCAAAACAGGCGCAACGTAACGAATTCTTTATTGTTGGTGTCGATGGCAGCCCGGATGCCGAAGAGGCGTTGAAGCGTGAGAACTCGCTGTTTGTCGCCACGCCTGCACAGGATCCACAGGTTATGGCGGCAAAAGCGGTAGAAATCGGCTATGACATTCTACAGGGGAAACCTGCACCGAAAGAGCCTGTGCTGATCCCGGTGACGATGATCGATAAGAGCAACGTCGGTGGCTATAAGGGTTGGACGGTGAAATAG
- a CDS encoding D-lyxose/D-mannose family sugar isomerase, with protein MKRSEINEILGHTRQFFSMHDVHLPPFASFAPTQWRQLDAEVWREVFDLKLGWDVTAFGGENFAALGLTLFTLRNGSPNAFPYEKCYAEKIMHVRDAQITPMHFHWRKHEDIINRGGGNLIVELWNADAHDQTDNSAVTVVIDGCRQTHAAGSQLRLMPGESICLTPGLYHSFWAESGFGDVLVGEVSSVNDDDHDNHFLQPLARYNDIEEDEPAQLVLCNEYRLFR; from the coding sequence ATGAAACGCTCCGAAATAAACGAAATCCTCGGTCATACACGGCAGTTTTTTTCCATGCATGACGTCCATCTTCCGCCCTTCGCCAGCTTTGCGCCAACGCAATGGCGACAGCTGGATGCCGAGGTCTGGCGTGAAGTGTTCGATCTCAAGCTTGGCTGGGATGTGACGGCTTTTGGCGGGGAAAACTTTGCCGCCTTAGGGTTAACGCTGTTTACCCTGCGCAACGGTTCACCTAACGCCTTCCCTTACGAAAAGTGCTACGCCGAAAAAATCATGCATGTGCGGGACGCGCAAATCACGCCGATGCATTTTCACTGGCGCAAGCATGAGGACATCATCAATCGCGGCGGCGGTAATCTGATCGTTGAGTTGTGGAACGCCGACGCCCACGATCAAACAGATAACAGCGCTGTCACGGTGGTGATTGATGGCTGCCGACAAACCCACGCGGCGGGCAGCCAGCTGCGCCTGATGCCTGGAGAGAGCATCTGCCTGACGCCCGGTCTGTATCACAGCTTTTGGGCAGAGTCTGGATTCGGCGATGTGCTGGTCGGCGAAGTCTCTTCCGTCAATGACGACGACCACGACAACCACTTCCTGCAGCCACTCGCCCGTTATAACGACATTGAAGAAGATGAACCGGCGCAACTGGTGCTGTGTAACGAGTATCGACTGTTCCGTTGA
- a CDS encoding ketose 1,6-bisphosphate aldolase, with product MPLISLADGLAHAREHRYALGAFNVLDSHFLRALFAAAKQERSPFIINIAEVHFKYVSLDSLVEMIKFEAARHDIPVVLNLDHGLHFESVVQALRLGFSSVMFDGSTLEYEENIRQTREVVKMCHAVGVSVEAELGAVGGDEGGALYGHADESLFTDPLLARDFVDRTGIDALAVAIGNAHGKYKGEPKLDFPRLDEIRQQAAIPLVLHGGSGISDADFRRAIELGIHKINFYTGMSQAALAAIELRMANRQPLYDEFAELLLGIEAAITDTVSEQMRIFGSAGQV from the coding sequence ATGCCACTGATTTCTCTTGCTGATGGGCTCGCCCACGCCCGTGAGCATCGCTACGCGTTAGGGGCGTTTAACGTCCTGGACTCCCACTTTTTGCGCGCGCTGTTTGCCGCGGCGAAGCAGGAACGGTCGCCGTTTATCATCAATATTGCCGAAGTGCATTTTAAGTACGTCTCGCTGGATTCGCTGGTCGAGATGATTAAATTCGAGGCTGCCCGCCACGACATTCCGGTGGTGCTTAATCTCGACCACGGTCTGCATTTTGAATCGGTGGTTCAGGCGCTACGTCTGGGCTTTAGTTCGGTGATGTTTGACGGCTCGACGCTGGAGTATGAAGAGAACATTCGCCAGACCCGCGAAGTGGTAAAAATGTGCCACGCCGTGGGCGTATCCGTAGAGGCTGAGCTGGGAGCCGTCGGCGGTGACGAAGGCGGCGCGCTGTATGGTCATGCCGACGAATCGCTGTTTACCGACCCGCTGCTGGCGCGGGACTTTGTCGACAGAACCGGGATTGACGCCCTCGCGGTCGCCATCGGCAACGCGCACGGTAAGTACAAAGGCGAGCCGAAACTCGACTTCCCACGTTTAGATGAAATCCGCCAACAGGCCGCGATCCCACTGGTGCTGCACGGCGGTTCCGGTATCAGCGACGCTGATTTTCGTCGCGCCATCGAACTGGGTATTCACAAAATCAACTTCTACACCGGAATGTCGCAGGCGGCGCTGGCCGCCATCGAATTGCGCATGGCGAACCGCCAGCCGCTGTACGATGAATTTGCCGAGCTATTGCTGGGTATTGAGGCCGCAATTACCGATACCGTCTCTGAGCAGATGCGCATTTTTGGCAGCGCGGGGCAAGTGTGA
- a CDS encoding carbohydrate kinase family protein: protein MMERKGIIAAGNMLVDHVHQIVQWPERGWLAEISHSERSTGGAPLNVLLTLAKMHTGLPLQAVGLIGQDSDGDYIMAMLEQYHVNRQHVQRTTFAPTSMSQVMTDPSGQRTFFHSPGANRLLDLPAFDRLDNSMKIFHLGYLLLLDSLDMPDGQYGTRSARLLAQMRENGFETSLDLVSRKGDPRYQPLVLPALPHLDYLVINELEAGEFSGLEIRYPDGGPHIPHIASIARELLNAGVRQRVVIHCPEGAWGETPDQPGVWIPSQKLAQEEIVGSVGAGDAFCAGFLYGCHESWSLADSITLAHACARASLLCANAIDGAKTLAELKAEMPDT from the coding sequence GTGATGGAACGCAAAGGCATCATCGCCGCGGGCAATATGCTGGTCGATCACGTGCATCAAATTGTGCAGTGGCCGGAGCGCGGCTGGCTGGCGGAAATTAGTCACAGCGAGCGCTCTACGGGCGGCGCACCGCTCAACGTCTTGTTGACGCTGGCAAAGATGCATACCGGTTTGCCTTTGCAGGCGGTGGGGCTTATCGGTCAGGACAGCGACGGCGACTACATTATGGCGATGCTGGAGCAGTATCATGTCAATCGCCAGCACGTGCAGCGCACCACCTTCGCACCGACCTCAATGTCGCAAGTCATGACCGACCCCAGCGGCCAGCGCACCTTTTTTCACTCGCCTGGCGCAAACCGCCTGCTGGATCTGCCCGCCTTTGATCGGCTCGACAACTCAATGAAAATCTTCCATCTCGGTTATCTGCTGCTGCTCGACAGTCTGGATATGCCGGATGGCCAGTACGGTACGCGCAGCGCGCGGCTACTGGCGCAGATGCGCGAGAATGGGTTTGAAACGTCGCTGGACCTGGTCTCACGCAAGGGCGACCCGCGTTATCAGCCGCTGGTGTTGCCCGCGTTGCCTCATCTTGATTATCTGGTGATTAACGAGCTGGAAGCCGGTGAGTTCAGCGGTCTGGAGATTCGTTATCCGGACGGCGGGCCACATATTCCGCACATCGCCAGCATCGCGCGGGAGTTGCTCAACGCGGGCGTTCGACAGCGCGTGGTGATCCACTGCCCGGAAGGGGCGTGGGGGGAAACGCCGGATCAGCCTGGCGTCTGGATACCGTCGCAGAAACTGGCGCAGGAGGAGATCGTCGGCAGCGTTGGCGCAGGCGACGCCTTTTGCGCGGGCTTCCTGTACGGCTGTCATGAGTCATGGTCGCTGGCCGACAGCATTACGCTGGCGCATGCCTGCGCACGGGCTAGCCTGCTGTGTGCGAACGCCATTGACGGCGCCAAAACGCTGGCGGAGTTAAAGGCGGAAATGCCGGATACTTGA